CAACCGGTTCTAATCACCAGCAAGATAGAGAGAACATCATGGATAACTTCGATTTATCGCCCGTCAGCGTCGACTTGAGCAAAGGCGACACGCGCGCTCGAAACGGTAAGGATGGTTCCGAAAAACGTCTTCGCTCGTCATATAGATCGTTTCTCGCGTCAACGGTAGCAACGATTGCCTCGAATGTGCCTGAGAGACCGGACGTGTCGTCCGCCGCTGTCCTTGGCTATAACTGACACGCGTCGTCTGCATATGAAAGCGGCGGTTCAGGCCCAAGCCGCGACCGATCTCTGCTGGCCATCGTTCGGCCGTTTCAGACGCTTGCTAGTCACCAATCGCCTCATACCACGCCAAAACGCGCCCATGGAGCCGGACGTTAGTCGACTGTAATGCCAGCGACTCTCCACGTTCATGGAGTGGCTCTCAGGTCTTACCGTTGTAACCAACGGTAAGGAGGCGGCAAATGGCCAGTCAGTGTGGAACCTGGTACACCGACGAAACGGCAACGCCGCCCTCGGACCAGATCGAAAAACCCGATCCGTTGGCCGGCACCAACAACTGGTACACGCAGGACGGCTACTCGGGCGGCAGCTATAGCAATTGTTCGGACGCGAGCCAGCCCGGCGTCGGCCCGATCCGCCAGTACCTTGAATCGCTGCCCTATGATCCCAAGCCGAACTGTGCGTCGACGCACTATTACCTGCTGAACAACTACAACCTGGGATATAACGGCGACGGCGCAGTACTTGACAGATGCGCTTCAGGAGGACGGCCGTCGCCCTGGGCTCTTAGCCAGCGGGTGGCGCTGTTCTATTTTTATTTTTTGCCTTCTTTTGGAATCGTTGGCAATCCACCACAGATCACGACGCACGCTCCGTGCAATGAACAAACTTGACGGTTCGGCTGACCGCGATTCCGACGTCTGGATACCGCGATCGCGGGCCGCTCACCGGCAGCAAATGCTGCCCATCCAAAGCCAACAGCGAACGCGTTCCGACAAAGGTCTGGTAGCATGCCTTACGCCGGCGCTCGACTTCATTGGTGGATGTCTTTGATGCTAACGTCGCACAACGCGACGTGAGATTGCACGTGCAACTCAACGCTTTGAAAGAATTGATCGGGTCCTTAAAGGAGTGAAGATGGTAAGTTTCCTGACGCATGCCGCGTGTCTGTTGGCCGGCGTGGCGATTGGTGTCTTTGCATGCGCACTTTGCGTGGCACGCGCGAGGAGCTCGAAGGACGGCAATTGATCTTTTTATAGTCACGCGGTGTCTTCGCGAGCCAGCGTGGAGTAAATCGCCGTCTTGCATCGCCCAAACCGCCAGGCGGGCGAACCGTTGTCAGAAAGGAAACCGAAGCGGGTGCCATGTCGGCGCCCGCTTCGTTCATGAGTTACAGAATAAGGGATTACTTGATGGGCGTTAGGTAAGCACCCGACAGGAAGCGCTGCGAACGCGGAATAGTCGCAGTGTAGGCCTGAATCGCGGCTGCAAGCTGCGGACGGATCAGATTGCGCTTGTAGTCGTAGATCGAATAGCCGTCGCCTTCGCCATTGCTCGGATCGCCGTTACGCACGACATACCAGAACGCCTTTGCCACCGAACCCTTGTTCATCAGAATCTTCAACTTGTTGAATGCGGCCGTTTGTCCAGCGTCCGTACGGTCGGTGCCGTTGTTGGTTTCGGTCAGCCAGATTGGCTTGGCGCCGCTGCTGACGAGGTTCGACACCGTGATCATCAATGCCTGCATCATCATGTCGTAGTCGCCGGTGCTGAAGTACGGGTGAATGTCGACGACATCGATCGTGGTGTTCAACGGGCTGGAAGCGCTATTCGCGTTGTTACCCATCGACTTGATGTAGTCGGTCGCCTGGATCAACTGGCTGCCTGCTGGCGGTTGCCAGCCGTTGTTCGGGTACGCCGAGTTGTAGAAGTATGAGATGCCCTGAGTGTGCAGAACCGTTTTGTACCCCGACTGGCTCTTCGTGTTCAGAATCTGCCTGGCTTCCGAATAGAGCGTCTTGCTGCGATTCAGAATGTAGCCGGAAATACCGTTCGGATCACCGTAAGACGGGTCGGAAGCGGAAAACGACCAGTTGGTCTCGTTGAACAACTCGATGTCAGCCGTGAATGGCAGAACAACGTCCATCAGCGAGCCGAAATACTTCTTGAATGTCGCGTCGCAGAAGTCGAATCGCGCTGACGATGCGGTCGGCGGATCGTGGGTGGCCGAGCATTGGTACGCGCTGGCAGGCGCGTACATGCCGACCAGGAAAAGGATCTTCATGCCGCGCGTGCGTGCGGCGTTCAGAAGAGACTTCAGGAAAGCGACTTTGTTTGGGTCTAGCGTGCCGCCATCGGCCAGTGTCATGAACTCCCACGAGACGCCGAGGCGAACCGTGCCGACGCCCAGTCCGGCAATCAGATCCAGGTCCCTCGAACATTCACTCAGCGCCGTCTGATCCGCACTCCAGAGATTGCAATTGACGTCCATTGCGAAGCGGTCCCTGCCACTGCCAGTTGGCGGCGGCTGAAGTGCGACGAGTTGCTTTAGCGAGGCGGTGGCAGAACCTGCCCCGGCGAGCGTCGGCATTGGTTGGGTGCACACCAGTGTCAGAGCGACGCATAGGGAGAAGAGTCTGAGTTTCATGGCTCGACTATAAACTTCTACCGACTCATGCTGGCACGGAAACGCTGAAGTTACGTGCGGCGATGAACATCAATCGCTAAAGCAGTGGCATCGCTGATCCAGACAAGTCAAACGCGTGTGTCCAACCGACGCTGGCATCACGATCACAAAATATCTGGCACGGCGAACATTGCGAATTGCGAACAAACTCGCATAACGCGATTTTTATCTGAACGCGTTAATTACGAAGATTGCTGCAGTGCTCGCATTGAGGAAAGTATAAAGACGGTCGACTACTGCACAGGAAAATAAAAGCAGTTTTATTGAAGGTATAAGAGCAATGTGACCAAACCCACAGAGTGCAGCAAGTCGCGGACCTGATACCACCATCTCACGCAAGTTCCCTGCTACGCTTGGAAATGTCACAGATTCGCCAACAAAACGCGAACAAAGCCGTCGCGCGAGTCGCGCACATTATTGACCAGTATCGCGCGTCGACAAATGGCGACGCGTCATCCTGCAGGCCGTTAGATATTCGGGGAAATGATTGCCATGTTTCGTCAATCCGCTCGGACTCGCGCGGCGGTATGTGCGCGCGCGCCAATTCAGAATTCGAGGCGCCGTGCGTTGCTGCGCGGCGTATCAGCAGCAGCGTTAACCGGCGTGTCCTTCCCGGGGTTTGCACAGCACGCAAGCATAGGAGTCGTTACGCCGCCCGTTCGTCTCGGTGACGTCTGGCTGGTTGATCAAAGCGGCCGGAAACAGCTGCTAAGCGATTTGTTGCATCGAAAAGTGACTGCGATGCAGACGATTTACACAGGATGCACTTCAGTGTGTCCTTTGCAGGGTGCGTTGTTTAGCGCCGTGCAGCAACGCATATCACAGCTTCACACTCGCTATCCGGTTCAGTTGGTGTCGATCGGAATCGATCCGCTTTCCGACTCGCCAACCGCGCTGCATGCGTGGCTCAAGCGCTTTCAGGCCGGACCTGAGTGGCGGGCGGCCACACCGACGTTGCAGGACGTCGACGGGATGCGCGTCGCACTTTCGGGGAGTACGCTGCCGCTCGGCAACATTGCCGATCATTCGACGCAGATCTACTGCTTCGACGCGGACGGGATGTTGCGCTGGCGCAGCGACGACTTGCCTCGCGCAGATCAGGTTTGCGATGTACTGGGCGCATTAGCGCGCGTATAGCTTATTGGATCGAGGCCATGTCAAAAAATAGATCGTCAAAGGTTATTTGCCAAATGTTCGACAGGTTCGTGAGAGCGCTGCTGCTAATCTCAGTCATGTCGACACTTTCAGCATTGTCCACGGCTGCCGACGCGCAGACGTCGAGCACGCTTACGGTCAACGGTACGACCTTGTGCGCGGACGTCAACGCCGAATCGAAAACGCCTGGTGCGTTGGTTATCGAGTGGACGTGCAACGGCGGAAATAACCAGCATTGGACATTGACGCAGAACAACGGGCTCTATCAGTTCGTCAACGTCAACAGCAACCTTTGCCTCGACATCTACGGTGTCAGCACGGACGCCGGCGCTGGGGCGGACCAGTGGACCTGCAATGGCCAGGCGAATCAAAGCTTTCAGTTGATCCCGCAAGGTGGCGGCTTTGCAATCGTCGCGTCGCAGAGTCACCTGTGTCTGGCTGTTGCCAGCCTCACGGCGCAGGGCTCGCAGATAACGCAGCAGCCTTGCAGCGGAGCCCCTCTGCAGACGTGGCAGATCAGTGGCATGACCGCGAAAACATTGCCGGCGAAGTGGACTACACCCTATAACCTGTCGATCGTGCCGGCAGCTGCGGCGAATCTGCCCGATGGCACCGTGGTAGTGTGGTCCTCCGACCAGAAGCTGGACTTTACGGCTGGCGAAGTGACCCCCGGCAACACATACACCGCAATCTTTAACCCGACTACCGGCACGAGCAAACAGGTTTTCGTGACGAATACCGGCCACGATATGTTCTGCCCGGGCATCGTCAATCTTCCGGATGGCCGTATTTACGTCACTGGTGGCTCGAGCAGCGACGCGACGAGTTTCTACACGCCTTCGACTGGAAAATGGTCGTCAGGTCCTCTAATGAAAATTCCGCGCGCCTACCACGGCAGCGTAACGTTGAGCAATGGCAACGTATTCCTGGTGGGCGGCTCGTGGAACGGAGGCGAGGGCGGCAAGACCGGCGAAACCTGGTCATCCAGTACGGGTTGGCAGCTCAATAGCGCCATTCTCGCCGACTACATCCTCACGAATGACGCGGCTGGTATTTTTCGCTCAGACAATCATGCATGGCTGTTTGCGGTGGCAAATGGGCGAGTCTTCCACGCCGGTCCGAGCGTTGCCATGCACTGGTTCGATACCGCCGGCGGGGGCAGCGTGACGCCTGCCGGCAACCGGGGCAGCGATACCGATGCGATGAACGGCAACGCCGTTATGTACGATATCGGCAAAATCCTGGCTGTAGGCGGTGCACCGAGCTACGAGTATTCCAACGCGACTGCGGACGCCACGCTAATCGACATCAGCAGCGGCACCGCGGTGACGCAAACGCTTACGCCGATGAATTACCGCCGCGCCTTTAACACCAGCGTGGTCTTGCCGAACGGTCAGGTGGTAGTCCTAGGTGGAGAGGCGTTCCCGGTAACGTTTTCGGACGACACCGCGGTGCTGGCGCCAGAGTTGTGGGACCCTGCCACCAAGACTTTCTCGGTGCTCCCGCCGCAAGCCGTGCCGCGTAACTATCACAGCATCGCACTGCTGTTGTCGGACGGTCGCGTACTGAGTGGTGGCGGTGGACTGTGCGGAAGCTGCTCGACAAACCATACGAACCTCGAAATACTGACGCCGCCCTACCTGCTCAACGCGGACGGCTCGGCGGCAACACGACCGACCCTCACAGCCGCGCCCACTACGGCACAGCTCGGGACATCGATCGCCGTAACGGGCAGCAGTGGCATCACGGCCTTTGCGTTGATGCGCATGTCTTCGTCGACCCACGCGGTCAACAACGAGCAGCGGCGTGTACCCGTGACTTTCACGGTAGGAACGGCGGGCGAATATCTGATCAATATTCCTTCAGATCCGGGTGTCGTCGTGCCGGGTTACTACATGCTGTTTGGTCTGAACGCGAAGGGTGTGCCCAGCGTGTCGCGCACGGTGCAGATCCAATGATGGCACTACGGTTACGCGGTACCGCAACGCGTGCGGCTCTAGCACTGGCACTCGCTGCGGCGTGCAGCACGTATGTTGCGCACGCCGCGCCGCTTTGTCGGCCGAACGAACTTGGCTGCTCGATCTTTAACGGGCAGCATGTGCTCGAGGCGCAATTGCGCGACGACGATCATAAGTTGCCCGGCTCGACCACCCGTTGCGCCAACTGCCACTCGCAAACCGGCGCGGCCGACGGATTCGCGCCACCCTTGACCGCCGCCACCCTGCTTCCCGCCAGGAGTCGAAGAGGCGGTCCGGCGAGTAATTACGATCAAGCATCCTTCTGCACGGCGCTGAGAGAAGGCATCGACCCAGCCAATGTGATGTTGCGCAAAGCCATGCCTCATTACCACATATCCGATACAGAGTGCTCTGCGCTGTGGCATTTCATTACGAAACCGTAGCGACGTTGCCTGCAGTTGCAGGAGTTTCCGCGTCTGTCGTGGCGACACGCATCGGTTATAGACGTATGGCGCGTGGCCTGTTCAGACAAGAATAAACGCTGGCGTAAGGCGCGAAAAACGTCTGATAAGAAATGAGTGTGACGTGGCAGTTAATTGTCATAAAAAGGTGTGTTCGTTACTAAGGAGAATTAACGACAGTCAGTGCGTTCGAAGCGCTTATTCGAATAACGCGGACTCCACGCAACACGCGACTCGGTATTTTAACGACGTGTCGCGATCCAACTGCAAGATGGCGTAAGTATGCGTGATCGATAATATTTTGACTGCCGGCGGAGTGTTACGATGATTGTGAGTCCGAAACAACATTAAGGATCTGAGGCCGTAACAGACCCTTCTTTGCTACTGCCCCGTGCGCGTAGCCCCACATTTCGCCTTGGCGTCCTCGCCGGTGCTATCCCCAGCGGTGGCTGCATCTTTAAGGAGATAACATGTTTGATTCTGACGCCGCCGCGGATCCGAAGCTGGACGACACGCGTCTCGATGTCGATCTAAAGCAGGGCGCCTCCGATCATTCAAATACGGCGAACGCGGATTCTCTATTTGTCCGGTGGGACGACGTGATGAAGAGAACCATGGACGTCTGTGTTGCTTCCATCCTGCTTGTTCTGCTTTTACCAGTGCTAGTCATTATCGCGTTGGCGGTGATGCGCGACAAAGGAAACGCTGTTTATGGTCACCCTAGAATCGGCCGTGGCGGACGTACCTTCAAATGCCTGAAGTTTCGCTCTATGGTGATGAATTCGGACAAGGTTCTTGCAGAGTTGCTCGCAACCGATCCGCGGGCTCGCGCGGAATGGGAACGTGACTTCAAGCTGAAGAACGATATCCGTATTACCCCGGTGGGACGCATCTTGCGTAAGACGAGTCTCGACGAGTTGCCGCAGCTCTGGAATGTGCTGCGTGGTGAGATGAGCCTGGTTGGCCCCCGGCCCGTGGTCCAGAAAGAACTGGTGCGATACGGACGCGACGTGCGCTACTACCTCGCGCTGAAGCCGGGAATAACGGGCTTGTGGCAAGTGAGCGGGCGCAACGATGTCGACTATCCGACGCGGGTTGCGCTCGACGTCAAATATGCAATGAACCGCTCGCTGGCGTTCGACATCGGCATTCTCCTGAGGACCGTCAAAGTCGTCTTTGCAAAAGACGGAGCTTACTAGGCCGCGATCCAATTCGTCGCGCGCGGCAGATAGTACGCTTTCGCCGATCACGCCGACGAATTGCCAATGGCCTTCGCCAAGGATGCACAGTTCATGAGAGAAATGCCATGAGAATAGTCCACGTGGTTGAATCGACCGCTACGGGAACGCTGATGGTAGTCAGCACACTTGCGACCCGCCTCGTCAAGGAAGGTCACGAGGTCTATGTGATTTATTCAAAACGGGAAGAAACGCCAAAGAATCTGCATTCGATGTTCCATCCGGGTGTGGTTCTCGAACATCTTCAGATGAAAGGTCCGTCGCTGACGAGCATATTGTCCAAGCTGCGTCGGCAACTCGCGGAATTGGATCCTGACGTCGTTCATATGCACTCGTCGTTTGCCGGGTTTTTCGGACGAGTTTCGACCTTATTCAGTCTTCCTTCCACCGCATTTTTATATAGCCCGCATTGCATCTCTTTCGTCAGGCGCGACGTTGGCAAACTGAAGCGCTATTGCTTTGCCGCGCTGGAGTGGCTTGCGAGTGTAAAAGCTTGCACGTATGTCGGTTGCTCCGAAAGTGAATGCTTCGCGATCCGACGTCACCTTTGGCGAGACGCCGTGCTGATCGAAAATGCG
The sequence above is drawn from the Paraburkholderia sprentiae WSM5005 genome and encodes:
- a CDS encoding glycosyl hydrolase — translated: MDVNCNLWSADQTALSECSRDLDLIAGLGVGTVRLGVSWEFMTLADGGTLDPNKVAFLKSLLNAARTRGMKILFLVGMYAPASAYQCSATHDPPTASSARFDFCDATFKKYFGSLMDVVLPFTADIELFNETNWSFSASDPSYGDPNGISGYILNRSKTLYSEARQILNTKSQSGYKTVLHTQGISYFYNSAYPNNGWQPPAGSQLIQATDYIKSMGNNANSASSPLNTTIDVVDIHPYFSTGDYDMMMQALMITVSNLVSSGAKPIWLTETNNGTDRTDAGQTAAFNKLKILMNKGSVAKAFWYVVRNGDPSNGEGDGYSIYDYKRNLIRPQLAAAIQAYTATIPRSQRFLSGAYLTPIK
- a CDS encoding SCO family protein, which encodes MFRQSARTRAAVCARAPIQNSRRRALLRGVSAAALTGVSFPGFAQHASIGVVTPPVRLGDVWLVDQSGRKQLLSDLLHRKVTAMQTIYTGCTSVCPLQGALFSAVQQRISQLHTRYPVQLVSIGIDPLSDSPTALHAWLKRFQAGPEWRAATPTLQDVDGMRVALSGSTLPLGNIADHSTQIYCFDADGMLRWRSDDLPRADQVCDVLGALARV
- a CDS encoding RICIN domain-containing protein encodes the protein MFDRFVRALLLISVMSTLSALSTAADAQTSSTLTVNGTTLCADVNAESKTPGALVIEWTCNGGNNQHWTLTQNNGLYQFVNVNSNLCLDIYGVSTDAGAGADQWTCNGQANQSFQLIPQGGGFAIVASQSHLCLAVASLTAQGSQITQQPCSGAPLQTWQISGMTAKTLPAKWTTPYNLSIVPAAAANLPDGTVVVWSSDQKLDFTAGEVTPGNTYTAIFNPTTGTSKQVFVTNTGHDMFCPGIVNLPDGRIYVTGGSSSDATSFYTPSTGKWSSGPLMKIPRAYHGSVTLSNGNVFLVGGSWNGGEGGKTGETWSSSTGWQLNSAILADYILTNDAAGIFRSDNHAWLFAVANGRVFHAGPSVAMHWFDTAGGGSVTPAGNRGSDTDAMNGNAVMYDIGKILAVGGAPSYEYSNATADATLIDISSGTAVTQTLTPMNYRRAFNTSVVLPNGQVVVLGGEAFPVTFSDDTAVLAPELWDPATKTFSVLPPQAVPRNYHSIALLLSDGRVLSGGGGLCGSCSTNHTNLEILTPPYLLNADGSAATRPTLTAAPTTAQLGTSIAVTGSSGITAFALMRMSSSTHAVNNEQRRVPVTFTVGTAGEYLINIPSDPGVVVPGYYMLFGLNAKGVPSVSRTVQIQ